In Deinococcus seoulensis, one DNA window encodes the following:
- a CDS encoding peroxiredoxin family protein, with the protein MNRTRTLLSAALIATLAAVNTSALAAATRTAAPASERYVPYSKQAFDAAQGTQRVLFFAASWCPNCRAADADITRNLAKIPAGVTIFKTDYDKEGALKKMYGITYQHTFVLVDKDGKALKKWAGGKLDQILANTRK; encoded by the coding sequence ATGAACCGAACCCGCACCCTGCTGTCCGCCGCCCTGATCGCCACCCTCGCCGCCGTGAACACGTCCGCCCTGGCCGCCGCCACCAGGACGGCCGCGCCCGCCAGCGAACGCTACGTGCCGTACAGCAAACAGGCTTTCGACGCCGCGCAGGGCACGCAGCGCGTCCTGTTCTTCGCGGCGTCGTGGTGCCCGAACTGCCGCGCCGCCGACGCCGACATCACCCGCAACCTCGCGAAGATCCCCGCGGGCGTGACCATCTTCAAGACCGACTACGACAAAGAAGGCGCGCTGAAGAAGATGTACGGCATCACGTACCAGCACACCTTCGTGCTGGTGGACAAAGACGGCAAGGCCCTGAAGAAGTGGGCCGGCGGGAAACTCGACCAGATTCTCGCGAACACCCGGAAGTAA
- a CDS encoding DinB family protein, with translation MTDLTLLLEAFRRNARVNDTLIAALTPGEFALTDGRGGWTVERHLRHMATFRVGWLWNMSRDHAMPLLNPDELDADGDPQWRWANAPATSLPEALAAGDAAAIKAVEAHRASGEPFADPWNEGTYQSDPAHFLMHTIVHDSHHRGQVMSLLRQGGRTPEQMDALDSHWAIWRE, from the coding sequence ATGACCGACCTGACCCTGCTGCTCGAAGCCTTCCGCCGCAACGCCCGCGTGAACGACACCCTGATCGCCGCCCTGACGCCCGGGGAGTTCGCCCTGACCGACGGGCGCGGCGGATGGACCGTCGAGCGGCACCTGCGGCACATGGCGACCTTCCGGGTGGGCTGGCTGTGGAACATGAGCCGCGACCACGCCATGCCGCTCCTGAACCCCGATGAACTGGACGCCGACGGCGACCCGCAGTGGCGCTGGGCAAACGCGCCCGCCACCAGCCTGCCCGAGGCCCTGGCGGCCGGGGACGCCGCCGCCATCAAAGCCGTGGAAGCACATCGCGCGTCGGGCGAGCCCTTCGCCGACCCCTGGAACGAGGGCACGTACCAGAGCGATCCGGCGCACTTCCTGATGCACACCATCGTGCACGACAGCCATCACCGTGGGCAGGTCATGAGCCTCCTGCGCCAGGGAGGCCGCACGCCCGAGCAGATGGACGCGCTGGACAGCCACTGGGCGATCTGGCGCGAGTAA
- a CDS encoding cytochrome c biogenesis CcdA family protein — MLLLLVAFLGGLLTVLSPCVLPVLPVLLSGTVGGRARPAGIIAGFIGSFVLLTLFLASVVSALNLSPDVIRWVAIFLLLGFGLTLAVPWLQHHFELAMSRALPQRRPGDRDGFLGGVLVGVTLGVVWTPCVGPILASVTTLALSGQVTGFAFAATLAYAVGVALPMLAVMLGGRRLLHRPALLGRLGGLQQVFGAVLVVFAVGMVFGVDRQVQTLLVDRLPALQQLTFLEETDAVQRQLQQQIP, encoded by the coding sequence GTGCTGCTGCTGCTCGTCGCGTTCCTCGGAGGACTGCTGACGGTCCTGTCCCCGTGCGTGCTGCCGGTCCTGCCGGTGCTACTGTCCGGCACGGTCGGGGGGCGCGCGCGGCCCGCCGGGATCATCGCCGGGTTCATCGGGTCGTTCGTGCTGCTCACGCTGTTCCTGGCGAGCGTGGTCAGCGCCCTGAACCTCAGCCCGGACGTGATCCGCTGGGTGGCTATCTTTCTGCTGCTGGGCTTCGGCCTGACGCTGGCCGTCCCGTGGCTGCAACACCACTTCGAGCTGGCCATGAGCCGCGCCCTGCCGCAGCGCCGCCCCGGCGACCGGGATGGCTTCCTGGGCGGCGTGCTGGTCGGCGTGACGCTGGGCGTCGTATGGACCCCCTGCGTCGGCCCGATCCTGGCGAGCGTGACCACCCTGGCCCTGAGCGGACAGGTGACGGGTTTCGCGTTCGCCGCGACCCTCGCGTACGCCGTGGGCGTGGCCCTTCCCATGCTGGCCGTGATGCTGGGGGGCCGCCGCCTGCTGCACCGCCCGGCGCTGCTGGGCCGACTGGGAGGGCTGCAACAGGTGTTCGGGGCGGTGCTGGTGGTGTTCGCGGTGGGCATGGTGTTCGGCGTGGACCGGCAGGTGCAGACCCTGCTGGTCGACCGCCTGCCCGCCCTGCAACAACTGACCTTCCTGGAAGAGACGGACGCCGTGCAGCGGCAGTTGCAGCAGCAGATACCCTGA
- a CDS encoding RNA polymerase sigma factor, with product MTLVMADSRSRPARSAPPQAEADARPVPSGPDAGDDARLAARLARRDETALAEAYDRHAGAVLGVLSRLLDQSTAQEVTQDVFLRLWDRPEAFDPARAGLRAYLLVMARSRALDRLRAARATVPLHTEDGEERPLADGRPGPVGRSEQRAQREQVRAALSGLSDTHRETVERAYLRAESREEIALAMGVPVGTVKSRLSYALKYLKTQLGKEGGAWLD from the coding sequence ATGACCCTGGTCATGGCCGACTCCCGCTCCCGCCCCGCACGGTCCGCTCCGCCACAGGCAGAGGCGGACGCGCGGCCCGTGCCGTCCGGCCCGGACGCCGGGGACGACGCGCGGCTGGCCGCCCGGCTGGCCCGGCGCGACGAGACGGCGCTGGCCGAGGCGTACGACCGGCACGCCGGCGCGGTGCTGGGCGTGCTGAGTCGCCTGCTGGACCAGAGCACGGCGCAGGAGGTCACGCAGGACGTGTTCCTGCGCCTGTGGGACCGGCCCGAGGCGTTCGATCCGGCGCGGGCAGGCCTGCGGGCGTACCTGCTGGTCATGGCGCGCTCGCGGGCGCTGGACCGGCTGCGGGCGGCGCGCGCCACCGTGCCGCTGCACACCGAGGACGGCGAGGAACGGCCCCTGGCGGACGGGCGGCCCGGCCCGGTGGGCCGCAGCGAGCAGCGGGCGCAGCGCGAACAGGTACGCGCGGCGCTGTCGGGCCTGTCGGACACGCACCGCGAGACGGTCGAGCGGGCATACCTGCGCGCCGAATCCCGCGAGGAAATCGCGCTGGCGATGGGCGTGCCGGTCGGCACGGTGAAAAGCCGCCTGAGTTACGCCCTGAAGTACCTGAAAACGCAACTGGGCAAGGAGGGCGGAGCGTGGCTGGACTGA